From a single Coregonus clupeaformis isolate EN_2021a unplaced genomic scaffold, ASM2061545v1 scaf0005, whole genome shotgun sequence genomic region:
- the LOC121578579 gene encoding ras-related protein Rab-5B → MSPTTPTPKPPHAHTAPMAGRPSRPSGQPQSSKVSQFKLVLLGETSVGKSSLLLQFVKGQYQDFGESTIGAAFLTQMVSVDSAMVKFEIWDTAGQERYHSLAPMYYRGAQAAIVVYDITNTETFVRAKAWVSELQKQASTNMVIALAGNKADWSANRAVEYTDGQGYAADNSLLFMETSAKTAMNVNNLFLAIAKKLPKSEPLGGVAGSAGVRGGPPVDLRQPTQTSPAQCCGN, encoded by the exons ATGTCCCCAACAACCCCAACCCCAAAACCCCCTCACGCACACACAGCCCCGATGGCAGGGCGCCCATCCCGACCCAGTGGCCAACCCCAGTCCAGTAAGGTGAGCCAGTTTAAATTGGTTCTACTGGGGGAGACATCAGTGGGGAAGTCCAGCCTGCTGCTGCAGTTTGTCAAAGGCCAGTACCAGGACTTTGGGGAGAGCACCATTGGGG CTGCCTTTCTGACTCAGATGGTGAGTGTGGACAGTGCCATGGTGAAGTTTGAGATCTGGGACACGGCTGGTCAGGAGCGCTACCACAGCCTGGCACCCATGTACTACAGAGGAGCTCAGGCAGCCATAGTGGTCTATGACATCACCAACACA GAGACCTTTGTACGAGCCAAAGCCTGGGTGAGCGAGCTCCAGAAACAAGCCAGTACAAACATGGTGATAGCCTTAGCGGGCAACAAGGCCGATTGGTCTGCTAACAGAGCGGTGGAGTATACG GATGGTCAGGGTTATGCTGCTGACAACAGTCTTCTCTTCATGGAGACCTCTGCCAAGACAGCCATGAATGTCAACAACCTCTTCCTGGCCATAG CCAAGAAACTGCCCAAGAGTGAGCCACTGGGTGGAGTAGCTGGTAGTGCTGGGGTTCGAGGAGGACCTCCAGTGGACCTCAGACAGCCTACCCAGACCAGCCCAGCCCAGTGCTGTGGAAACtga